Proteins encoded in a region of the Acipenser ruthenus chromosome 11, fAciRut3.2 maternal haplotype, whole genome shotgun sequence genome:
- the LOC131739378 gene encoding small G protein signaling modulator 1-like isoform X1 — protein sequence MATAMAEAETRQKLLRTVKKEVKQIMEEAVTRKFVHEDSSHIVSFCAAVEACVLHGLKRRAAGFLRSNKIAALFMKVGKSFPLADELCRKAQELEQIIESKRNQIPLNPDSTRKLQKLPCVPPQVIKHLWIRTALIEKVLDKIVHYLVENSSKFYEKEAVLMDPVDGPILASLLVGPCALEYTKMKTADHFWTDPSADELVQRHRIHSGHCRQDSPTKRPALCIQKRHSSGSMDDRLSPSARDYVESLHQNSRATLLFGKNNVLVQPRDDMEAIPGYLSLHQTADIMTLKWTPNQLMNSSVGDLDYEKSVYWDYAMTIRLEEIVYLHCHQLVDSGGTVVLVSQDGIQRPPLRFPKGGHLLQFLSCLENGLLPRGQLDPPLWSQRGKGKVFPKLRNRSPQGSPESVSDKEEEEATDYVFRILFPGSQSEFVTITHRPHHHHHHPRPPPSSLSLSHSLSLNLRRRPPRRVPAGRILVIPKRSSSFSGRSSQPPAPDPSRTQHGLSQDLMEQGAALWHPTARKSSCSSCSQNGSSDAVPPNGCNHERAPLKMLCDNMKYQIISRAFYGWLAYCRHMSTVRTHLSALVNHTIVDRDVPHEAGGGLTAKMWQKYLQDCKVYEEQELLRLVYFGGVEPTIRREVWPFLLGHYQFGMSENDRKEVDDQMRACYEQTMSEWLGCEAIVRQREKEQHAAALAKCSSGASLDSTMQKMMHRDSTVSNESSQSSSSDRQSHARLQSDSSSSTQVFESAEEVEQMETEVRAEESVKAAKRPNGAVPNETCSPDSGHPSSRNFSITSGFSDRSFSIEDSGAGTESAAKTSGQQPPQALTKPQQQEGANPSKKTPVQGTEDADRGQVTEETVPPVSKGAAEETRPAEKSLTTNASSEDLLSATGLPSEEGPPPGEVARLPVLEMQVDEEAEKQSLVGSEDNLSEEPEMESLFPQFVSLAVGAEGKTEATSPVSSIGVTYSQELLDMYTINLHRIEKDVQRCDRNYWYFTPANLEKLRNIMCSYIWQHLEIGYVQGMCDLLAPLLVILDDEAMAFSCFTELMKRMNHNFPHGGAMDTHFANMRSLIQILDSELFELMHQNGDYTHFYFCYRWFLLDFKRELVYDDVFSVWETIWAAKHTSSTHFVLFIALAMVEMYRDIILENNMDFTDIIKFFNEMAEHHNSKRVLTLARDLVYKVQTLIENK from the exons GTGAAGCAGATCATGGAGGAGGCAGTGACTCGGAAGTTTGTGCACGAGGACAGCAGCCACATTGTTTCATTCTGCG CTGCGGTGGAAGCGTGTGTGCTGCACGGACTGAAGCGACGGGCTGCCGGGTTCCTCCGCAGCAACAAGATCGCAGCGCTGTTCATGAAGGTGGGGAAGAGCTTCCCTCTGGCTGACGAACTCTGCAGGAAGGCACAGGAGCTGGAGCAGATCATCGAGAGCAA GAGGAACCAGATCCCCTTGAATCCTGATAGTACTCGGAAGCTGCAGAAACTGCCCTGCGTGCCTCCTCAGGTCATCAAACATCTATGGATCCGCACAGCCCTCATCGAAAAAGTTCTGGACAAGATCGTCCACTACCTAGTGGAGaacagcag TAAGTTCTATGAGAAGGAGGCTGTGCTGATGGACCCAGTGGACGGACCAATACTTGCATCCTTGTTGG TGGGCCCCTGTGCCCTGGAGTACACCAAGATGAAGACAGCGGATCACTTCTGGACGGACCCCTCTGCAGACGAGCTGGTCCAGAGACACCGCATTCACAGCGGTCACTGCCGGCAGGACTCTCCCACCAAGCGCCCTGCTCTCTGT ATCCAGAAGAGGCACTCCAGTGGTAGTATGGATGACCGTCTCTCCCCCTCAGCCCGTGACTATGTGGAGTCCCTGCACCAGAACTCCAGGGCCACGCTGCTCTTTGGCAAGAACAACGTCCTGGTCCAGCCG AGAGACGATATGGAAGCCATCCCGGGGTACCTGTCTCTCCACCAGACCGCAGACATCATGACCCTGAAGTGGACACCCAACCAGCTGATGAACAGCTCTGTGGGAGATTTAGACTATGAGAAGAG TGTTTACTGGGACTATGCCATGACCATCCGTCTGGAAGAGATTGTGTATTTGCACTGTCACCAGCTGG tGGACAGCGGTGGGACAGTGGTGCTGGTGAGTCAGGATGGGATCCAGCGCCCCCCCCTGCGATTCCCGAAGGGGGGGCACCTCCTGCAGTTCCTGTCCTGCCTGGAGAACGGGCTCCTTCCTCGCGGACAGCTTGACCCTCCGCTCTGGTCTCAGCGGGGAAAG GGGAAGGTTTTCCCAAAGCTGCGAAACAGAAGTCCACAAGGATCCCCGGAGTCTGTGTCCGACAAGGAGGAAGAGGAAGCCACGGACTACGTGTTCAGGATCCTCTTCCCAGGCAGCCAGTCCGAGTTCG TTACCATTACCCATCgccctcatcatcatcatcatcaccctcgtccccctccctcctccctctccctctcccactccctctccctgAACCTCCGGAGACGCCCCCCTAGGCGTGTTCCTGCCGGTCGGATCCTGGTCATCCCCAAACGCTCCTCCAGTTTCTCTGGCAGGAGCAGCCAGCCTCCTGCACCCGACCCCAGCAGGACTCAGCATggct TATCGCAGGACCTCATGGAGCAGGGTGCGGCCCTGTGGCACCCCACTGCCAGGAAGTCCTCCTGCTCTTCCTGTTCCCAAAATGGCTCCTCAGACGCAGTGCCTCCAAACGGTTGCAACCATGAAAG GGCCCCGCTGAAGATGCTGTGTGACAACATGAAGTATCAGATCATTTCCAGGGCTTTCTACGGCT GGCTTGCGTATTGCCGTCACATGTCCACTGTGCGCACGCACCTGTCAGCGCTGGTGAACCACACCATTGTGGACCGGGACGTCCCACACGAGGCCGGCGGGGGGCTGACGGCAAAGATGTGGCAGAAATACCTCCAGGACTGTAAG GTTtatgaggagcaggagctgctgcGGCTGGTTTACTTCGGAGGGGTGGAACCCACAATCCGCAGGGAGGTGTGGCCCTTCCTGCTGGGGCACTACCAGTTCGGGATGTCGGAGAATGACCGGAAAGAG GTGGATGACCAGATGCGTGCCTGCTATGAGCAGACGATGAGCGAGTGGCTGGGCTGCGAGGCGATCGTTCGCCAGCGGGAGAAGGAGCAGCACGCCGCCGCCCTCGCAAAGTGCTCCTCGGGAGCCAGTCTGGACAGCACGATGCAGAAGATGATGCACCGTGACTCCACCGTCAGCAACGAG TCTTCCCAGAGCAGCAGCTCGGACAGACAGAGCCATGCGCGGCTGCAGAGCGACTCCAGCAGCAGCACGCAG GTGTTCGAGTCTGCAGAGGAGGTGGAGCAGATGGAGACGGAGGTGAGGGCCGAGGAGAGCGTCAAGGCAGCCAAACGTCCCAACGGAGCCGTCCCCAACGAAACCTGCTCCCCCGATTCCGGACACCCTTCCTCCCGGAACTTCTCCATCACCTCCGGATTCTCCGACCGCAGCTTCAGCATCGAGGACAGCGGTGCCGGCACCGAGTCCGCAGCTAAAACATCTGGACAGCAGCCTCCGCAAGCACTGACCAAACCACAGCAGCAAGAGGGAGCCAACCCCAGCAAGAAGACTCCAGTTCAGGGCACAGAAGATGCCGATCGGGGTCAGGTGACTGAAGAGACCGTCCCTCCTGTCTCCAAAGGGGCTGCTGAAGAGACCCGGCCGGCTGAGAAAAGTCTGACCACCAACGCGAGCTCGGAGGACCTGCTGTCCGCCACTGGGTTGCCCTCAGAGGAGGGGCCTCCCCCAGGGGAGGTGGCCAGGCTGCCTGTGCTGGAGATGCAGGTGGACGAGGAGGCTGAGAAGCAGAGCCTGGTGGGCAGCGAGGACAACCTTTCTGAGGAGCCTGAAATGGAGAGCCTGTTCCCCCAGTTTGTCTCGCTGGCTGTGGGAGCGGAGGGTAAAACCGAAGCCACGTCCCCCGTCTCCTCCATCGGGGTCACCTACTCT CAAGAGCTGCTGGACATGTACACGATCAACCTGCACCGTATCGAGAAAGACGTGCAGAGGTGCGACCGAAACTACTGGTACTTCACTCCTGCCAATCTGGAGAAACTGCGCAACATCATGTGCAG CTACATCTGGCAGCACCTGGAGATTGGGTATGTGCAAGGCATGTGCGACCTGTTAGCTCCCCTGCTGGTCATTCTAGATGACG AGGCAATGGCCTTCAGCTGCTTCACGGAGCTCATGAAGAGGATGAACCACAACTTCCCTCACGGAGGAGCCATGGATACACACTTCGCCAACATGCGCTCCCTCATCCAG ATCCTGGACTCGGAACTCTTTGAGCTGATGCACCAGAATGGGGATTACACACATTTCTATTTCTGCTACCGCTGGTTCCTTCTGGACTTCAAACGAG AGCTGGTGTACGATGATGTGTTCTCGGTGTGGGAGACTATCTGGGCTGCGAAGCACACATCATCGACCCACTTTGTGCTCTTCATCGCTCTGGCAATGGTGGAAATGTACAGAGACATCATCCTGGAAAACAACATGGACTTCACCGACATCATCAAGTTCTTCAACG AAATGGCTGAACACCACAATAGCAAGCGTGTGCTGACGTTGGCACGGGACCTGGTCTACAAAGTGCAGACGCTCATCGAGAACAAGTGA
- the LOC117428507 gene encoding TP53-regulated inhibitor of apoptosis 1-like, with protein sequence MNSVGEGCTELKREYDQCFNRWFAEKFLKGDRSGDPCIEMFKNYQQCVQKAIKDKDIPIEGVEFMGPNKEKPGS encoded by the exons ATGAACAGTGTAGGGGAGGGATGCACGGAGCTCAAACGGGAATACGATCAGTGTTTTAACCGCTGGTTTGCAGAAAAGTTTCTCAAGGGAGATCGGAGCGGCGATCCCTGCATTGAAATGTTCAAAAACTACCAACAGTGTGTGCAG AAAGCCATCAAAGACAAGGACATCCCGATTGAAGGGGTCGAGTTCATGGGACCCAACAAGGAGAAACCTGGAAGTTGA
- the LOC117426989 gene encoding serine/arginine-rich splicing factor 9-like, translated as MGDGRIYVGNLPADVQERDVEDLFYKYGKIRDIELKNNRGTIPFAFVRFEDPRDAEDAVHGRNGYGFGDSKLRVEYPRSSSSKFNGPMAGGAPRGRFGPPSRRSEFRVIVTGLPPSGSWQDLKDHMREAGDVCFADVQRDGEGVVEFLRREDMEYALRRLDRTEFRSHQGETAFIRVHGERSSSWGRSRSRSRSRSRGRYSPYQSRGSPRYQSPPPRRRSLSRHSPPPARQRSSPPPRHYR; from the exons atgggggatgggagaatctacGTGGGGAACCTTCCAGCTGATGTGCAGGAGCGTGACGTGGAGGATCTCTTCTACAAGTATGGGAAGATCCGGGACATTGAGCTGAAGAACAACAGGGGCACCATCCCTTTCGCCTTCGTCCGGTTTGAGGACCCAAG GGACGCAGAGGATGCAGTGCATGGAAGGAATGGGTATGGCTTTGGAGACTCCAAGCTGCGTGTGGAGTACCCACGTTCTTCATCCTCTAAATTTAATGGCCCTATGGCGGGGGGAGCTCCCCGGGGCAGGTTTGGACCCCCGTCTCGAAGATCAGAGTTCCGGGTCATAGTTACAG gtttaCCCCCGTCTGGGAGCTGGCAGGACCTGAAGGATCACATGAGGGAGGCTGGGGACGTGTGCTTTGCTGATGTGCAGCGTGATGGGGAGGGTGTGGTGGAGTTCTTGCGTCGGGAGGATATGGAGTACGCACTGCGCAGGCTGGACAGGACCGAGTTCCGATCACACCAG GGGGAGACGGCTTTTATCCGAGTCCATGGCGAGAGGAGTTCAAGCTGGGGCCGCTCCCGGTCCCGGTCTCGCTCCAGATCTAGGGGTCGATACTCCCCGTACCAGAGCCGGGGGTCTCCTCGCTACCAGTCCCCTCCGCCCAGGCGACGCTCTCTGTCCCGTCACAGCCCCCCCCCAGCCCGGCAGCGCAGCAGCCCCCCACCCCGCCACTACCGGTAA
- the LOC131739378 gene encoding small G protein signaling modulator 1-like isoform X2 translates to MATAMAEAETRQKLLRTVKKEVKQIMEEAVTRKFVHEDSSHIVSFCAAVEACVLHGLKRRAAGFLRSNKIAALFMKVGKSFPLADELCRKAQELEQIIESKRNQIPLNPDSTRKLQKLPCVPPQVIKHLWIRTALIEKVLDKIVHYLVENSSKFYEKEAVLMDPVDGPILASLLVGPCALEYTKMKTADHFWTDPSADELVQRHRIHSGHCRQDSPTKRPALCIQKRHSSGSMDDRLSPSARDYVESLHQNSRATLLFGKNNVLVQPRDDMEAIPGYLSLHQTADIMTLKWTPNQLMNSSVGDLDYEKSVYWDYAMTIRLEEIVYLHCHQLVDSGGTVVLVSQDGIQRPPLRFPKGGHLLQFLSCLENGLLPRGQLDPPLWSQRGKGKVFPKLRNRSPQGSPESVSDKEEEEATDYVFRILFPGSQSEFVSQDLMEQGAALWHPTARKSSCSSCSQNGSSDAVPPNGCNHERAPLKMLCDNMKYQIISRAFYGWLAYCRHMSTVRTHLSALVNHTIVDRDVPHEAGGGLTAKMWQKYLQDCKVYEEQELLRLVYFGGVEPTIRREVWPFLLGHYQFGMSENDRKEVDDQMRACYEQTMSEWLGCEAIVRQREKEQHAAALAKCSSGASLDSTMQKMMHRDSTVSNESSQSSSSDRQSHARLQSDSSSSTQVFESAEEVEQMETEVRAEESVKAAKRPNGAVPNETCSPDSGHPSSRNFSITSGFSDRSFSIEDSGAGTESAAKTSGQQPPQALTKPQQQEGANPSKKTPVQGTEDADRGQVTEETVPPVSKGAAEETRPAEKSLTTNASSEDLLSATGLPSEEGPPPGEVARLPVLEMQVDEEAEKQSLVGSEDNLSEEPEMESLFPQFVSLAVGAEGKTEATSPVSSIGVTYSQELLDMYTINLHRIEKDVQRCDRNYWYFTPANLEKLRNIMCSYIWQHLEIGYVQGMCDLLAPLLVILDDEAMAFSCFTELMKRMNHNFPHGGAMDTHFANMRSLIQILDSELFELMHQNGDYTHFYFCYRWFLLDFKRELVYDDVFSVWETIWAAKHTSSTHFVLFIALAMVEMYRDIILENNMDFTDIIKFFNEMAEHHNSKRVLTLARDLVYKVQTLIENK, encoded by the exons GTGAAGCAGATCATGGAGGAGGCAGTGACTCGGAAGTTTGTGCACGAGGACAGCAGCCACATTGTTTCATTCTGCG CTGCGGTGGAAGCGTGTGTGCTGCACGGACTGAAGCGACGGGCTGCCGGGTTCCTCCGCAGCAACAAGATCGCAGCGCTGTTCATGAAGGTGGGGAAGAGCTTCCCTCTGGCTGACGAACTCTGCAGGAAGGCACAGGAGCTGGAGCAGATCATCGAGAGCAA GAGGAACCAGATCCCCTTGAATCCTGATAGTACTCGGAAGCTGCAGAAACTGCCCTGCGTGCCTCCTCAGGTCATCAAACATCTATGGATCCGCACAGCCCTCATCGAAAAAGTTCTGGACAAGATCGTCCACTACCTAGTGGAGaacagcag TAAGTTCTATGAGAAGGAGGCTGTGCTGATGGACCCAGTGGACGGACCAATACTTGCATCCTTGTTGG TGGGCCCCTGTGCCCTGGAGTACACCAAGATGAAGACAGCGGATCACTTCTGGACGGACCCCTCTGCAGACGAGCTGGTCCAGAGACACCGCATTCACAGCGGTCACTGCCGGCAGGACTCTCCCACCAAGCGCCCTGCTCTCTGT ATCCAGAAGAGGCACTCCAGTGGTAGTATGGATGACCGTCTCTCCCCCTCAGCCCGTGACTATGTGGAGTCCCTGCACCAGAACTCCAGGGCCACGCTGCTCTTTGGCAAGAACAACGTCCTGGTCCAGCCG AGAGACGATATGGAAGCCATCCCGGGGTACCTGTCTCTCCACCAGACCGCAGACATCATGACCCTGAAGTGGACACCCAACCAGCTGATGAACAGCTCTGTGGGAGATTTAGACTATGAGAAGAG TGTTTACTGGGACTATGCCATGACCATCCGTCTGGAAGAGATTGTGTATTTGCACTGTCACCAGCTGG tGGACAGCGGTGGGACAGTGGTGCTGGTGAGTCAGGATGGGATCCAGCGCCCCCCCCTGCGATTCCCGAAGGGGGGGCACCTCCTGCAGTTCCTGTCCTGCCTGGAGAACGGGCTCCTTCCTCGCGGACAGCTTGACCCTCCGCTCTGGTCTCAGCGGGGAAAG GGGAAGGTTTTCCCAAAGCTGCGAAACAGAAGTCCACAAGGATCCCCGGAGTCTGTGTCCGACAAGGAGGAAGAGGAAGCCACGGACTACGTGTTCAGGATCCTCTTCCCAGGCAGCCAGTCCGAGTTCG TATCGCAGGACCTCATGGAGCAGGGTGCGGCCCTGTGGCACCCCACTGCCAGGAAGTCCTCCTGCTCTTCCTGTTCCCAAAATGGCTCCTCAGACGCAGTGCCTCCAAACGGTTGCAACCATGAAAG GGCCCCGCTGAAGATGCTGTGTGACAACATGAAGTATCAGATCATTTCCAGGGCTTTCTACGGCT GGCTTGCGTATTGCCGTCACATGTCCACTGTGCGCACGCACCTGTCAGCGCTGGTGAACCACACCATTGTGGACCGGGACGTCCCACACGAGGCCGGCGGGGGGCTGACGGCAAAGATGTGGCAGAAATACCTCCAGGACTGTAAG GTTtatgaggagcaggagctgctgcGGCTGGTTTACTTCGGAGGGGTGGAACCCACAATCCGCAGGGAGGTGTGGCCCTTCCTGCTGGGGCACTACCAGTTCGGGATGTCGGAGAATGACCGGAAAGAG GTGGATGACCAGATGCGTGCCTGCTATGAGCAGACGATGAGCGAGTGGCTGGGCTGCGAGGCGATCGTTCGCCAGCGGGAGAAGGAGCAGCACGCCGCCGCCCTCGCAAAGTGCTCCTCGGGAGCCAGTCTGGACAGCACGATGCAGAAGATGATGCACCGTGACTCCACCGTCAGCAACGAG TCTTCCCAGAGCAGCAGCTCGGACAGACAGAGCCATGCGCGGCTGCAGAGCGACTCCAGCAGCAGCACGCAG GTGTTCGAGTCTGCAGAGGAGGTGGAGCAGATGGAGACGGAGGTGAGGGCCGAGGAGAGCGTCAAGGCAGCCAAACGTCCCAACGGAGCCGTCCCCAACGAAACCTGCTCCCCCGATTCCGGACACCCTTCCTCCCGGAACTTCTCCATCACCTCCGGATTCTCCGACCGCAGCTTCAGCATCGAGGACAGCGGTGCCGGCACCGAGTCCGCAGCTAAAACATCTGGACAGCAGCCTCCGCAAGCACTGACCAAACCACAGCAGCAAGAGGGAGCCAACCCCAGCAAGAAGACTCCAGTTCAGGGCACAGAAGATGCCGATCGGGGTCAGGTGACTGAAGAGACCGTCCCTCCTGTCTCCAAAGGGGCTGCTGAAGAGACCCGGCCGGCTGAGAAAAGTCTGACCACCAACGCGAGCTCGGAGGACCTGCTGTCCGCCACTGGGTTGCCCTCAGAGGAGGGGCCTCCCCCAGGGGAGGTGGCCAGGCTGCCTGTGCTGGAGATGCAGGTGGACGAGGAGGCTGAGAAGCAGAGCCTGGTGGGCAGCGAGGACAACCTTTCTGAGGAGCCTGAAATGGAGAGCCTGTTCCCCCAGTTTGTCTCGCTGGCTGTGGGAGCGGAGGGTAAAACCGAAGCCACGTCCCCCGTCTCCTCCATCGGGGTCACCTACTCT CAAGAGCTGCTGGACATGTACACGATCAACCTGCACCGTATCGAGAAAGACGTGCAGAGGTGCGACCGAAACTACTGGTACTTCACTCCTGCCAATCTGGAGAAACTGCGCAACATCATGTGCAG CTACATCTGGCAGCACCTGGAGATTGGGTATGTGCAAGGCATGTGCGACCTGTTAGCTCCCCTGCTGGTCATTCTAGATGACG AGGCAATGGCCTTCAGCTGCTTCACGGAGCTCATGAAGAGGATGAACCACAACTTCCCTCACGGAGGAGCCATGGATACACACTTCGCCAACATGCGCTCCCTCATCCAG ATCCTGGACTCGGAACTCTTTGAGCTGATGCACCAGAATGGGGATTACACACATTTCTATTTCTGCTACCGCTGGTTCCTTCTGGACTTCAAACGAG AGCTGGTGTACGATGATGTGTTCTCGGTGTGGGAGACTATCTGGGCTGCGAAGCACACATCATCGACCCACTTTGTGCTCTTCATCGCTCTGGCAATGGTGGAAATGTACAGAGACATCATCCTGGAAAACAACATGGACTTCACCGACATCATCAAGTTCTTCAACG AAATGGCTGAACACCACAATAGCAAGCGTGTGCTGACGTTGGCACGGGACCTGGTCTACAAAGTGCAGACGCTCATCGAGAACAAGTGA
- the LOC117428506 gene encoding glutamyl-tRNA(Gln) amidotransferase subunit C, mitochondrial-like, whose product MSSKSLRFLIFSGSRSKLLLRPASPRCGVLRCPGGEFVAGGWSLRLCCRLHHTASTTDGSKTKVPQSPTWEPVSESQLPPVTRVSPDLVDRLERLALVDFRNQEGVARLEKAIRFADQLHVVDTEGVEPMDSVLEDRQLYLQQDCVREGDCAEQLLRTSRRTVEEYFVAPPGNIPLPERDERSSLLKNSEL is encoded by the exons ATGTCATCCAAATCTTTGAGATTCCTGATTTTTAGCGGTTCACGCTCGAAGTTGTTATTGAGGCCTGCCAGTCCGCGGTGTGGAGTTCTTAGATGTCCTGGAGGAGAGTTTGTTGCAGGGGGCTGGAGTCTTCGTTTGTGCTGTCGGTTACATCACACAGCTTCCACCACTGACGGTTCCAAAACAAAG GTGCCTCAGAGCCCGACATGGGAACCGGTTAGCGAGAGCCAGCTTCCCCCG GTTACTAGGGTGTCCCCAGATCTTGTGGATCGACTGGAGCGTCTAGCGTTGGTGGATTTCAGGAACCAAGAGGGTGTGGCTAGGCTGGAGAAAGCAATCCGATTTGCTGATCAGCTCCATGTTGTTGACACTGAGGGGGTGGAGCCTATGGATTCTGTGCTTGAGGACAG GCAGCTGTACTTGCAGCAGGACTGTGTGAGGGAAGGGGACTGTGCAGAACAGCTGCTACGTACCTCCAGACGCACTGTGGAGGAATACTTTGTGGCCCCACCAG GGAACATCCCCCTACCAGAACGAGATGAAAGAAGCAGTTTACTGAAGAACTCTGAATTGTGA